The Maritimibacter sp. DP1N21-5 DNA window CTTTCGCGAAAGGCACCACTTCGACACTTTGGTCGCTTGGCTCGCGAACCGCGGTTCCGCCTGGACGGCGCAAAGCCCGGTCCGGATCTGGTCCGCCGGATGTGCGCTCGGGCAAGAGCCGTTTTCGATCGCGATGTCCATCCTGAAGCATTTTCCGGACAAGGCATCCTGCACCCGGATCCTTGCGACCGATATCGACCGGGAGGCCCTGCGATTTGCGCAGGCGGCGATCTATCCCACTCACATGTGCGAGGGGCTTGCAGCCGAGGATCGGCACCAGTTCCTTTCGCAGGTCCCCTCGGGTCACCGCGTCACGCAAGACCTGCGGGACATGGTCCATTTTCGGACGCTCAACCTGCTCGAATCCTGGCCAATGAGAGCGCGCTACGATGCCATCTTTTGCCGCAACGTGGTCATCTATTTCGATCAGCCCACGAAGGAAGACCTCTGGCACCGGTTTCGGACCCTCATGACCCCCGAGTCGCGCCTCTTCGTCGGCCACTCCGAA harbors:
- a CDS encoding protein-glutamate O-methyltransferase CheR; this encodes MTHSLANVALSPDAFRVIARLAHDEAGLAIPETKSAMVRTRIARRLRALHLSSFEDYLDLIQSDAGHAEITMMISALTTNVSSFFRERHHFDTLVAWLANRGSAWTAQSPVRIWSAGCALGQEPFSIAMSILKHFPDKASCTRILATDIDREALRFAQAAIYPTHMCEGLAAEDRHQFLSQVPSGHRVTQDLRDMVHFRTLNLLESWPMRARYDAIFCRNVVIYFDQPTKEDLWHRFRTLMTPESRLFVGHSERLPETEEAHFEKVGVTCYRPRPNTP